The following proteins are encoded in a genomic region of Anomaloglossus baeobatrachus isolate aAnoBae1 chromosome 6, aAnoBae1.hap1, whole genome shotgun sequence:
- the PLAG1 gene encoding zinc finger protein PLAG1, with amino-acid sequence MATVIPGDLSEVRDTQKIPSGKRKRGETKPRKNFPCQLCDKAFNSVEKLKVHSYTHTGERPYKCTQQDCTKAFVSKYKLLRHMATHSPEKTHKCNYCEKMFHRKDHLKNHLHTHDPNKEAFKCEECGKNYNTKLGFKRHLALHAATSGDLTCKVCLQTFESTVVLLEHLKTHAGKSSSGVKEKKHQCEHCDRRFYTRKDVRRHMVVHTGRKDFLCQYCAQRFGRKDHLTRHMKKSHNQELLKVKTEPMDLLDHFTCSVPIKDELLPVMSLSSSELTSKPFTNSLQLNLYNTQIQSMQSSATTHQMVAPPMSLGMPCPIDMDPVHPSHQLSLKYPLNSTSYAVSMPDKEQPLKVEIESYLMELQSGMTPSSQESPSSSKLGLAQVGPLDDGADGVSLSKSSASISEPLNTSSLDFNQLFNFIPANGPPYNTPVSIGSLGMGYSQEEASSSMAQLPPQAQDPQDPSNNICFGSLHSLSSAFTSNLNTTTTLPRFHQAFQ; translated from the exons ATGGCCACTGTCATTCCCGGTGATTTGTCAGAAGTAAGAGATACCCAGAAAATCCCTTCAGGGAAGCGTAAACGTGGTGAAACAAAACCAAGAAAAAACTTCCCTTGCCAACTGTGTGACAAGGCATTTAACAGTGTTGAAAAATTAAAAGTCCATTCATAcactcacacaggagagaggccctACAAGTGCACGCAACAAGACTGCACCAAGGCCTTTGTTTCTAAATACAAATTATTAAG GCATATGGCTACACATTCTCCAGAGAAGACCCACAAGTGTAATTATTGTGAGAAAATGTTTCACCGGAAAGATCATCTAAAGAATCACCTTCATACACATGATCCCAATAAAGAGGCATTTAAGTGTGAGGAATGTGGAAAGAACTACAATACAAAGCTGGGGTTTAAACGTCACTTGGCCTTGCACGCTGCTACAAGTGGAGACCTCACATGTAAAGTATGTCTGCAGACTTTTGAAAGCACAGTGGTGCTGCTGGAGCACCTGAAGACCCATGCAGGCAAATCTTCCAGTGGTGTTAAGGAGAAAAAACACCAATGCGAGCATTGTGATCGTCGCTTTTACACCCGCAAAGACGTCCGCAGACACATGGTAGTGCACACTGGGAGAAAAGACTTCCTATGTCAGTATTGTGCACAGAGGTTTGGGCGTAAGGATCATCTGACCCGTCATATGAAGAAAAGTCACAATCAAGAACTGCTGAAAGTGAAAACAGAACCTATGGATCTGTTGGATCATTTCACCTGCAGTGTTCCTATAAAAGATGAGCTGCTTCCCGTGATGTCCTTATCTTCCAGTGAGCTGACATCAAAGCCATTTACAAACAGTTTGCAGTTGAACCTCTATAACACACAGATTCAGTCCATGCAGAGTTCTGCAACAACACACCAAATGGTCGCTCCACCAATGTCTTTGGGCATGCCATGCCCTATAGATATGGATCCTGTCCATCCTTCTCACCAGCTTTCGCTGAAGTACCCACTCAATTCTACCTCATATGCAGTTTCAATGCCTGATAAGGAACAACCATTGAAAGTGGAGATTGAAAGTTACCTTATGGAATTGCAAAGTGGCATGACACCCTCCTCCCAGGAGTCTCCGTCATCATCCAAGTTAGGTTTGGCTCAAGTAGGGCCATTAGATGATGGTGCTGATGGAGTATCCCTCTCTAAAAGTTCTGCATCAATTAGCGAACCCCTCAACACCTCTTCATTGGACTTTAATCAGCTGTTTAATTTCATACCAGCCAATGGTCCTCCTTACAATACACCAGTATCCATTGGGAGTTTAGGAATGGGATACTCGCAAGAGGAGGCCAGTTCATCAATGGCCCAGCTGCCCCCACAAGCACAGGATCCTCAAGACCCGAGCAATAATATATGTTTTGGATCTTTACACTCACTATCCTCTGCTTTTACAAGCAATCTGAATACAACCACGACATTGCCACGATTTCATCAAGCTTTCCAGTAG